One segment of Salvelinus alpinus chromosome 1, SLU_Salpinus.1, whole genome shotgun sequence DNA contains the following:
- the LOC139570253 gene encoding calcium-responsive transcription factor-like, which yields MAYHEFKFEDQITKYIREQELETSLKFITLRKDKSFGQKDAQPLARKKLSWESKSIPFNGVPFQVVGTKTYECHQGKDRQTKAKEKYAAERDKKELEDHTFLQKRKLVQNTKKVDCKAIINIAHVIRFPDFKIEESTVCSKKEASQTLKAALSETPSSVKAEVVYCVRFPSLSEHSSHAVVGEAAYVREAVDARLREKIEQLTLSGVTKMTEMKCHLNTFVVEELFHGEQPPPPTRRRYYPTDSDIRNVMFKTKQATRDSNIDRPYEGPSVRGKKRSSRKLLRLRRQCAGYLKEITELTYHLQEEQYVTDLSSQLRSVLLDMKAHVPQDKGLPLTFSPRKRKAEMDMDLIPTKSASHPFTDGVEQHTEDICSMIFIEISDETGGPGISDETGGPGISDETGGPGISDGTGDPGSRDI from the exons ATGGCATATCACGAGTTCAAGTTTGAGGACCAAATAACAAAATACATTCGAGAACAAGAATTGGAAACGTCACTGAAATTCATAACATTGAGAAAGGACAAAAGTTTTGGGCAAAAGG ATGCACAGCCTTTGGCACGGAAAAAACTCAGCTGGGAGAGTAAAAGTATCCCATTCAATGGTGTTCCGTTTCAAGTTGTTGGCACAAAGACGTATGAATGCCACCAgggcaaagacagacagacaaaagccAAAGAGAAATATGCTGCTGAAAGAGACAAGAAGGAA CTTGAAGACCATACCTTTCTACAGAAACGGAAACTGGTACAAAATACCAAAAAGGTGGACTGCAAGGCTATAATAAACATCGCCCACGTTATTCGCTTTCCTGATTTTAAG ATTGAGGAAAGTACAGTGTGCTCTAAAAAGGAGGCCTCCCAAACTCTGAAGGCAGCACTAAGTGAAACTCCCAGCTCCGTGAAGGCAGAGGTTGTCTACTGCGTCAGGTTCCCCTCCCTCTCTGAGCACAGCTCACATGCAGTTGTTGGAGAG GCAGCTTATGTTCGGGAAGCTGTAGATgccaggctgagagagaagaTTGAGCAGCTGACTCTGTCTGGTGTGACAAAGATGACTGAAATGAAGTGTCATCTGAACACCTTTGTAGTGGAAGAGCTTTTCCACGGAGAGCAGCCCCCTCCACCTACTCGCAGGCGCTATTACCCCACTGACAGTGACATAAGAAATGTCATGTTTAAGACCAAGCAGGCCACCAGAGACTCCAACATTGACCGTCCATACGAAGGTCCATCTGTAAGAGGAAAGAAGAGGTCCTCTAGGAAGCTGCTGCGGTTACGGAGGCAATGTGCAGGATATCTTAAAGAGATCACAGAACTCACTTATCATCTCCAAGAGGAACAGTACGTGACTGACCTGTCCTCACAGCTCAGAAGCGTGTTGCTGGATATGAAGGCCCATGTTCCACAGGATAAAGGCCTTCCACTGACCTTTTCTCCACGGAAGAGAAAAGCTGAGATGGACATGGACCTCATTCCAACCAAGAGTGCGTCACACCCTTTCACAGACGGGGTAGAACAGCATACAGAGGACATA TGTTCAATGATCTTCATAGAGATATCTGATGAAACGGGTGGTCCAGGGATATCTGATGAAACGGGTGGTCCAGGGATATCTGATGAAACGGGTGGTCCAGGGATATCTGATGGAACGGGTGATCCAGGCTCCAGGGATATCTGA
- the LOC139570259 gene encoding calcium-responsive transcription factor-like: protein MAYLEFKFEDEITKYIREQELATSLKFVTLGKDKSFGQKDAQPLARKKLSWESKSIPFNGVPFQVVGTKTYECHQGKDRQTKAKEKYAAERDKKELEDHAFVKRRKLSQNTKKVDCKAIINIAQVIRFPDFKIEESTVRSKKEASQTLKAALSETPSSVKAEVVYCVRFPSLSEHSSHAVVGEAAYVREAVDARLREKIEQLTLSGVTKMTEMKCHLNTFVVEELFHGEQPPPPTRRRYYPTDSDIRNVMFKTKQATRDSNIDRPYEGPSVRGKKRSSRKLLRLRRQCAGYLKEITELTYHLQEEQYVTDLSSQLRSVLLDMKAHVPQDKGLPLTFSPRKRKAEMDMDLLPTKSVSHPFTDGVEQYTEDIVSVDTLLALSLG, encoded by the exons ATGGCATATCTCGAGTTTAAGTTTGAGGACGAAATAACTAAATACATTCGGGAACAAGAATTGGCAACGTCACTGAAATTCGTTACATTGGGAAAGGACAAAAGTTTTGGACAAAAGG ATGCACAGCCTTTGGCACGGAAAAAACTCAGCTGGGAGAGTAAAAGTATCCCATTCAATGGTGTTCCGTTTCAAGTTGTTGGCACAAAGACGTATGAATGCCACCAgggcaaagacagacagacaaaagccAAAGAGAAATATGCTGCTGAAAGAGACAAGAAGGAA CTTGAAGACCATGCCTTTGTAAAGAGACGGAAACTGTCACAAAATACCAAAAAGGTGGACTGCAAGGCTATAATAAACATCGCCCAAGTTATCCGCTTTCCTGATTTTAAG ATTGAGGAAAGTACAGTGCGCTCTAAAAAGGAGGCCTCCCAAACTCTGAAGGCAGCACTAAGTGAAACTCCCAGCTCCGTGAAGGCAGAGGTTGTCTACTGCGTCAGGTTCCCCTCCCTCTCTGAGCACAGCTCACATGCAGTTGTTGGAGAG GCAGCTTATGTTCGGGAAGCTGTAGATgccaggctgagagagaagaTTGAGCAGCTGACTCTGTCTGGTGTGACAAAGATGACTGAAATGAAGTGTCATCTGAACACCTTTGTAGTGGAAGAGCTTTTCCATGGAGAGCAGCCCCCTCCACCTACTCGCAGGCGCTATTACCCCACTGACAGTGACATAAGAAATGTCATGTTTAAGACCAAGCAGGCCACCAGAGACTCCAACATTGACCGTCCATACGAAGGTCCATCTGTAAGAGGAAAGAAGAGGTCCTCTAGGAAGCTGCTGCGGTTACGGAGGCAATGTGCAGGATATCTCAAAGAGATCACAGAACTCACTTATCATCTCCAAGAGGAACAGTACGTGACTGACCTGTCTTCACAGCTCAGAAGCGTGTTGCTGGATATGAAGGCCCATGTTCCACAGGATAAAGGCCTTCCACTGACCTTTTCTCCACGGAAGAGAAAAGCTGAGATGGACATGGACCTCCTACCAACCAAGAGTGTGTCACACCCTTTCACAGACGGGGTAGAACAGTATACAGAGGACATAGTGAGTGTGGATACCTTGTTGGCGTTGAGCCTAGGTTAA